From a single Kitasatospora azatica KCTC 9699 genomic region:
- a CDS encoding FtsW/RodA/SpoVE family cell cycle protein yields the protein MIGSQRASQRAEGRRGADRRRNVELALLGLALAVCFFAYIDANEAMNGKLPKGLLVYGVMFTGLTLVAHLVMRRFARYADPLILPCAVLLNGFGQVLLDRLDQSYKIVHAAKGDFQKLPAAPQQVTWIFIAVAVALGLIVLVKHHRILQRYVYILMVGALVLLMAPAFFPGDSFGAKRWIRLPGISLEPDEFVKLAICVFFAGYLMVSRDALALVGRKIWGLSLPRGRNAGPVLAIWVISLLVLIFERDLGTSLIFFGVFIVMLYVATERTSWTVLGMLMAVGGATVVGTLEPHVHGRVEAWLHPLDYYKTLGQPHPAVSSNQPAEALFSFGTGHLTGTGLGQGRPWLIGFAGRSDFIFTTIGEELGLAGVIAVLMVYGLFIQRGLKTALSLSDPFGKLLATGLASAVALQVFVVVGGVTGLIPLTGKALPFLAAGGSSTMANWLLTALLIKLSDAAGRTMLEPEPEPSGTIAPMAAPVAAPAGAPAQGGVPEQGGPVGPPDNDTMYLRATPPAPPSSGATPPPYGRATVHGTAQPTPGPTSAPTPAPGQQPESPGF from the coding sequence GTGATAGGCAGCCAACGGGCCAGCCAGCGGGCCGAGGGCCGACGCGGGGCCGACCGGCGGCGCAATGTGGAGCTGGCGCTGCTGGGCCTCGCCCTGGCGGTCTGCTTCTTCGCCTACATCGACGCCAACGAGGCGATGAACGGCAAGCTGCCCAAGGGGCTGCTGGTCTACGGCGTCATGTTCACCGGCCTGACCCTGGTCGCGCACCTGGTGATGCGCCGCTTCGCCCGGTACGCGGATCCGCTGATCCTGCCCTGCGCGGTGCTGCTCAACGGCTTCGGCCAGGTGTTGCTGGACCGGCTCGACCAGTCCTACAAGATCGTGCACGCGGCCAAGGGCGACTTCCAGAAGCTGCCGGCCGCACCCCAGCAGGTGACCTGGATCTTCATCGCGGTCGCCGTGGCGCTGGGTCTGATCGTGCTGGTCAAGCACCACCGGATCCTCCAGCGCTACGTCTACATCCTGATGGTCGGCGCGCTGGTGCTGCTGATGGCGCCGGCCTTCTTCCCCGGCGACAGCTTCGGCGCCAAGCGGTGGATCCGGCTGCCCGGCATCTCGCTGGAGCCGGACGAGTTCGTCAAGCTGGCGATCTGCGTCTTCTTCGCGGGTTATCTGATGGTCAGCCGGGACGCGCTGGCGCTGGTCGGCCGCAAGATCTGGGGCCTGAGCCTGCCGCGCGGGCGCAACGCCGGACCGGTGCTGGCGATCTGGGTGATCAGCCTGCTGGTGCTGATCTTCGAGCGCGACCTGGGCACCTCGCTGATCTTCTTCGGCGTCTTCATCGTGATGCTCTACGTGGCCACCGAACGCACCAGCTGGACCGTGCTCGGCATGCTGATGGCGGTCGGCGGGGCGACCGTGGTCGGCACCCTGGAGCCGCACGTGCACGGCCGGGTCGAGGCCTGGCTGCACCCGCTGGACTACTACAAGACGCTCGGCCAGCCGCACCCGGCGGTCAGCTCGAACCAGCCGGCCGAGGCGCTGTTCAGCTTCGGCACCGGCCACCTGACCGGCACCGGCCTCGGCCAGGGCCGGCCCTGGCTGATCGGCTTCGCCGGGCGCAGCGACTTCATCTTCACCACGATCGGCGAGGAGCTGGGCCTGGCCGGGGTGATCGCCGTGCTGATGGTCTACGGGCTGTTCATCCAGCGCGGGCTGAAGACCGCGCTGAGCCTCTCCGACCCGTTCGGCAAGCTGCTGGCCACCGGCCTGGCCAGCGCGGTGGCGCTGCAGGTCTTCGTGGTGGTCGGCGGGGTCACCGGGCTGATCCCGCTGACCGGCAAGGCGCTGCCGTTCCTGGCCGCCGGCGGCTCCTCGACGATGGCGAACTGGCTGCTCACCGCGCTGCTGATCAAGCTGAGCGACGCGGCCGGGCGGACCATGCTGGAGCCCGAGCCGGAGCCCTCGGGGACGATCGCGCCGATGGCCGCACCCGTGGCCGCACCGGCCGGCGCACCGGCGCAGGGCGGCGTGCCCGAGCAGGGTGGGCCGGTGGGCCCGCCGGACAACGACACCATGTACCTGCGGGCCACCCCGCCGGCGCCGCCGTCCTCGGGCGCGACGCCTCCGCCGTACGGCCGGGCGACGGTGCACGGCACGGCCCAGCCGACGCCGGGTCCGACTTCCGCGCCGACCCCCGCGCCCGGACAGCAGCCCGAGTCCCCCGGCTTCTGA
- a CDS encoding ArsR/SmtB family transcription factor yields MTRERAVRMTGWTKLDDPSPQLLQQAAASFGLLASTMRLHIVWVLSQGEADVGTLAERVGGTLQAVSQHLAKLKLAGIVSNRREGRRQVYEVEDPQVATLVRLMIEKLDAAQPTLGGEVRRFRGSGA; encoded by the coding sequence ATGACCAGGGAGAGGGCGGTACGGATGACGGGCTGGACCAAGCTCGACGACCCATCCCCGCAGCTCCTGCAGCAGGCGGCGGCCTCCTTCGGCCTGCTCGCCTCCACCATGCGGCTGCACATCGTGTGGGTGCTCAGCCAGGGCGAGGCCGACGTCGGCACGCTGGCCGAGCGGGTCGGCGGCACCCTGCAGGCGGTCAGCCAGCACCTGGCCAAGCTCAAGCTGGCCGGCATCGTCTCCAACCGCCGCGAGGGCCGACGCCAGGTCTACGAGGTGGAGGACCCGCAGGTGGCGACGCTGGTCCGGCTGATGATCGAGAAGCTGGACGCCGCCCAGCCGACCCTGGGCGGCGAGGTGCGCCGGTTCCGGGGCAGCGGTGCCTGA
- a CDS encoding HAD-IC family P-type ATPase codes for MPERLRSVPPPLPGGPADRPARLSRLQALRAVEASPRGLTEAQAEERLARYGENTVLPPPEPSGPRRALTALADPFTALLTVLSAVSALIGSWGGATILALLVTGAVALRLAGERRSAAALRALRALLPSTATVLRRAEHGDLPLARELPADQLVPGDVVRLSWGDAVPADLRLLRAEGLTVDQSALTGESEPVARTAPDLPPQAATDSPFEEPHLLFAGSTVVTGSATALVLATGATTRFGAAHRPLTAPGPGPRSAVERGVRRAVRALIGFMVAAVPATVAADTLLHGWSRTLLPFAVAAAVGLTPELLPLVVSSVLARGSRELARTGLLVRRLPTVGELGALDVLCLDKTGTLTSGELAVVGGLDPAGRPDPEPLRRAAQLAEAALLEAEPGLLDPLDEALLTAADRAGLLDGPSPVVQQLLPFDPANRCSGAVLRTTGRQTLLVKGAPEAVLARCTELDESQRAALEELVADRTGQGLRLLAVARAERTARLGGFAADAPLTLLGFVAVREEPVDSAAAALALLADLGVTPTVLTGDHPRTALRLCEQLGLTVRRVLLGAELAALEDGALAAAVAEGAVFARCDPEQKARVVHALRRTGRTVGFLGDGVNDVPALRAADVGIATAGAVGAARAWADLQLGDGDLASAGRALVAGREAVARVAAYLRIALSCNLGNALSMLAGGVLLPFLPMLPAQVLLQNLCFDAAQLSFAVSGRSLGPAERPVRLPWGALAGFAAVFGLLNSVSDIALFEAMSRAADGFHGPGAAAVFHTAWFTENLLTQALALPVLYCLSSTVRLRPPRPVWCAAAALALVGVLLPLGPLGRALGFGPLPTEAYGPLGLVVLCYAVLLCAGRAFWRALMRRRA; via the coding sequence GTGCCTGAGCGGCTGCGCTCGGTCCCGCCACCGCTTCCGGGCGGACCGGCGGACCGGCCGGCCCGGCTGAGCCGACTGCAGGCGCTGCGCGCGGTGGAGGCCTCCCCGCGCGGACTGACCGAGGCACAGGCCGAGGAGCGGCTGGCCCGGTACGGCGAGAACACCGTGCTGCCGCCGCCCGAACCGAGCGGCCCGCGGCGGGCGCTGACCGCGCTGGCCGACCCGTTCACCGCGCTGCTGACCGTGCTCAGCGCGGTCAGCGCGCTGATCGGCTCCTGGGGCGGCGCGACGATACTCGCCCTCCTGGTGACCGGCGCGGTGGCGCTGCGGCTGGCCGGCGAGCGGCGCAGCGCGGCGGCCCTGCGCGCGCTGCGGGCGTTGCTGCCGAGCACCGCGACCGTGCTGCGCCGGGCCGAGCACGGTGACCTGCCGCTGGCCCGGGAACTGCCCGCCGACCAGTTGGTGCCGGGCGACGTGGTGCGGCTGAGCTGGGGCGACGCGGTGCCCGCCGACCTGCGGCTGCTGCGCGCCGAGGGGCTGACGGTGGATCAGTCAGCGCTCACCGGGGAGAGCGAGCCGGTCGCCCGCACCGCCCCCGACCTGCCGCCGCAGGCTGCCACGGACAGCCCGTTCGAGGAGCCGCACCTGCTCTTCGCGGGCAGCACGGTGGTCACCGGCAGCGCCACCGCGCTGGTCCTGGCCACCGGCGCCACCACCCGCTTCGGCGCCGCCCACCGCCCGCTCACGGCGCCCGGGCCCGGCCCCAGGTCCGCCGTCGAGCGGGGTGTCCGGCGGGCGGTGCGCGCGCTGATCGGGTTCATGGTCGCCGCCGTCCCGGCCACCGTGGCCGCCGACACGCTGCTGCACGGGTGGAGCCGCACGCTGCTGCCGTTCGCGGTGGCGGCGGCCGTCGGGCTGACGCCGGAGCTGCTGCCGCTGGTGGTCAGTTCGGTGCTGGCCCGCGGCAGCCGGGAGCTCGCCCGGACCGGGCTGCTGGTGCGCCGACTGCCGACGGTCGGCGAGCTGGGCGCGCTGGACGTGCTCTGCCTGGACAAGACCGGCACCCTGACCAGCGGCGAGCTCGCCGTGGTCGGCGGCCTCGACCCGGCGGGCCGGCCCGACCCGGAGCCGCTGCGTCGGGCCGCGCAGCTCGCCGAGGCCGCCCTGCTGGAGGCCGAGCCCGGGCTGCTCGACCCGCTGGACGAGGCGCTGCTGACCGCCGCCGACCGGGCCGGGCTGCTCGACGGCCCGTCCCCGGTGGTGCAGCAGCTGCTGCCGTTCGACCCGGCCAATCGCTGTTCCGGCGCGGTGCTGCGCACGACGGGCCGTCAGACCCTGCTGGTCAAGGGCGCCCCGGAGGCGGTGCTGGCCCGGTGCACGGAGCTGGACGAGTCGCAGCGCGCCGCCCTGGAGGAGCTGGTCGCCGACCGCACCGGCCAGGGCCTGCGGCTGCTCGCGGTGGCCCGCGCCGAACGGACCGCGCGGCTCGGCGGGTTTGCGGCCGACGCCCCGCTGACCCTGCTCGGCTTCGTCGCGGTGCGCGAGGAGCCGGTGGACTCCGCGGCCGCCGCACTCGCCCTGCTCGCCGACCTCGGCGTCACGCCGACCGTGCTGACGGGTGATCACCCGCGGACCGCGCTGCGGCTCTGCGAGCAGCTCGGGCTCACGGTGCGGCGGGTGCTGCTCGGCGCCGAGCTGGCCGCACTGGAGGACGGCGCACTGGCCGCCGCCGTGGCCGAGGGGGCGGTCTTCGCCCGCTGCGACCCGGAGCAGAAGGCCCGGGTGGTGCACGCGCTGCGACGGACCGGACGGACCGTCGGCTTCCTCGGCGACGGCGTCAACGACGTCCCCGCGCTGCGCGCCGCCGACGTCGGGATCGCCACCGCGGGAGCGGTCGGCGCCGCCCGGGCCTGGGCCGACCTGCAGCTCGGCGACGGCGATCTGGCGAGCGCCGGGCGCGCCCTGGTGGCGGGCCGGGAGGCGGTCGCGCGGGTGGCCGCCTATCTGCGGATAGCGCTCTCCTGCAACCTCGGCAACGCCCTCTCGATGCTGGCCGGCGGGGTGCTGCTGCCGTTCCTTCCGATGCTGCCCGCGCAGGTGCTGCTGCAGAACCTCTGCTTCGACGCGGCCCAGCTCTCCTTCGCGGTGAGCGGGCGGTCACTGGGCCCGGCGGAGCGACCGGTGCGGCTGCCCTGGGGTGCGCTGGCGGGCTTCGCGGCGGTCTTCGGTCTGCTCAACTCGGTCTCGGACATCGCGCTCTTCGAGGCGATGAGCCGAGCCGCCGACGGCTTCCACGGCCCGGGCGCGGCGGCGGTCTTCCACACCGCCTGGTTCACCGAGAACCTGCTGACCCAGGCACTGGCGCTGCCGGTGCTCTACTGCCTGAGCAGCACGGTCAGGCTGCGCCCGCCGCGTCCGGTCTGGTGCGCGGCGGCCGCCCTCGCGCTGGTCGGCGTGCTGCTGCCGCTCGGCCCGCTCGGCCGGGCACTGGGCTTCGGCCCGCTGCCGACCGAGGCCTACGGGCCGCTTGGGCTGGTCGTGCTCTGCTACGCGGTGCTGCTGTGCGCGGGTCGCGCGTTCTGGCGAGCCCTGATGCGGCGTCGCGCCTGA
- a CDS encoding MarR family winged helix-turn-helix transcriptional regulator has protein sequence MERLETEPATTPGATDELTREVVDLMAGLVALFHREYEEAAAARSLTGAQAKVLALLRRGPMPMRQIAQTLSCEPSNITGIVDRLELRGFVTREADPQDRRVKLVAATESGQGASAELRESLNFAREPLAALADDERRTLRDLLQRMLTGAGA, from the coding sequence ATGGAGCGCTTGGAGACAGAGCCCGCAACCACCCCCGGTGCGACCGACGAGCTCACCCGTGAGGTGGTCGACCTCATGGCGGGCCTGGTCGCGCTCTTCCACCGCGAGTACGAGGAGGCGGCCGCCGCCCGCTCGCTCACCGGTGCCCAGGCCAAGGTGCTGGCGCTGCTGCGCCGCGGGCCGATGCCGATGCGCCAGATCGCCCAGACGCTGAGCTGCGAACCGTCCAACATCACCGGCATCGTCGACCGCCTGGAGCTGCGCGGTTTCGTCACCCGGGAGGCCGACCCGCAGGACCGCCGGGTCAAGCTGGTCGCCGCCACCGAATCCGGCCAGGGCGCCTCCGCGGAGCTGCGCGAATCGCTGAACTTCGCCCGCGAGCCGCTGGCCGCCCTGGCCGACGACGAGCGCCGCACCCTGCGCGACCTCCTGCAGCGGATGCTCACGGGGGCCGGCGCGTAG
- a CDS encoding NADP-dependent oxidoreductase: MAVQPVPATAREWHLKARPNGWPVPTDVELVEAPVRAPEPGEVLVRNAYLSVDPYMRGRMNDVKSYTPPFQLGKAMEGGAVGHVVASAAEGYEVGDAVLHFGGWREYATVPAQHAVKVDEAHAPLSYYLGVLGMPGLTAYAGLLEVGAFKQGDTVFVSGAAGAVGSLVGQIAKLKGASLVVGSAGSAEKVATLTGEFGFDAAFNYKDAPVHEQLAKAAPEGIDLYFDNVGGDHLEAAISALNVHGRAVLCGAIAQYNDTGAPVGPRNLALAIGKRLRLEGMLVGDHAALQGQFVTEVAGWLKDGSLKYEETVVDGIEHTMDAFLGLLHGSNTGKMVVRLAS; encoded by the coding sequence ATGGCAGTGCAGCCCGTGCCCGCCACCGCCCGCGAGTGGCACCTCAAGGCCCGTCCGAACGGCTGGCCCGTCCCCACCGACGTCGAGCTGGTCGAGGCACCGGTGCGCGCGCCGGAGCCCGGCGAGGTGCTGGTTCGCAACGCCTACCTGTCGGTCGACCCGTACATGCGCGGCCGGATGAACGACGTGAAGTCGTACACCCCGCCGTTCCAGCTGGGCAAGGCGATGGAAGGCGGCGCGGTCGGCCACGTGGTGGCCTCCGCCGCCGAGGGCTACGAGGTCGGTGACGCCGTGCTGCACTTCGGCGGCTGGCGCGAGTACGCCACCGTCCCGGCGCAGCACGCCGTCAAGGTGGACGAGGCGCACGCCCCGCTCTCCTACTACCTCGGCGTCCTCGGCATGCCCGGACTGACCGCCTACGCGGGCCTGTTGGAGGTCGGCGCGTTCAAGCAGGGCGACACCGTCTTCGTCTCCGGCGCGGCCGGCGCGGTCGGTTCGCTGGTCGGCCAGATCGCCAAGCTCAAGGGCGCCTCCCTGGTGGTCGGTTCGGCCGGCTCGGCGGAGAAGGTGGCCACGCTGACCGGGGAGTTCGGCTTCGACGCGGCCTTCAACTACAAGGACGCCCCGGTCCACGAGCAGCTCGCCAAGGCCGCGCCCGAGGGCATCGACCTGTACTTCGACAACGTCGGCGGCGACCACCTGGAGGCCGCCATCTCCGCGCTCAACGTGCACGGCAGGGCGGTGCTCTGCGGCGCGATCGCGCAGTACAACGACACCGGCGCGCCGGTCGGCCCGCGCAACCTGGCGCTGGCGATCGGCAAGCGGTTGCGCCTGGAGGGCATGCTGGTCGGCGACCACGCCGCGCTGCAGGGGCAGTTCGTCACCGAGGTCGCGGGCTGGCTGAAGGACGGCAGCCTGAAGTACGAGGAGACCGTGGTGGACGGCATCGAGCACACCATGGACGCCTTCCTCGGCCTGCTGCACGGCAGCAACACCGGCAAGATGGTTGTCCGGCTGGCCTCCTGA
- a CDS encoding DUF3145 domain-containing protein, giving the protein MTTRGVLYIHSAPRALCPHVEWAVAGVLGVRVSLDWIRQPAAPGQWRSEFSWQGEVGTASKLASALRGWQLMRYEVTSEPCATAEGERYSSTPTLGIFHAVTGMHGDILIPEDRLRAVLLRARSEGTDLEAELSRLLGKPWDDELEPFRYAGEGAPVRWLHQVV; this is encoded by the coding sequence GTGACGACACGTGGAGTCCTGTACATCCACTCCGCGCCCCGCGCGCTGTGCCCGCACGTCGAATGGGCGGTGGCGGGCGTGCTAGGCGTGCGGGTCAGCCTTGACTGGATCCGCCAGCCGGCGGCTCCCGGCCAGTGGCGCTCGGAGTTCTCCTGGCAGGGGGAGGTGGGCACGGCGTCCAAGCTCGCCTCCGCGCTGCGCGGTTGGCAGTTGATGCGCTACGAGGTGACCAGCGAGCCCTGCGCCACCGCCGAGGGCGAGCGCTACAGCAGCACCCCGACGCTGGGCATCTTCCACGCCGTCACCGGCATGCACGGGGACATCCTGATCCCCGAGGACCGGCTGCGCGCGGTGCTGCTGCGGGCCCGCAGCGAGGGCACCGACCTGGAGGCCGAGCTGTCCCGGCTGCTCGGCAAGCCCTGGGACGACGAGTTGGAGCCGTTCCGCTACGCCGGTGAGGGCGCGCCGGTGCGCTGGCTGCACCAGGTGGTCTGA
- the fabF gene encoding beta-ketoacyl-ACP synthase II produces MTTENRTVVVTGIGAFTPLGGDAASTWEGLLAGRSGVRALEEEWAADLPVRIAARTAVDPAEVLPRPLTRKLDRSAQFALIAAREAWADAGYQVAATDEASELAPERLGAVIASGIGGVTTLLDQYDVLKEKGVRKVSPHTVPMLMPNSPSANVGIEVGARAGVHTPVSACASGAEAIGYAIEMIRTGRADVVVAGGTEAAIHPLPIVAFANMMAMSKNNDEPQRASRPYDKARDGFVLGEGAGVVVLESAEHAAKRGARVYCEAVGQGLSSDAHHIAQPEPTGSGVARALAHLFESTGLDKAEVVHVNAHATSTPQGDVAEIKALRKELGEHLNHVAISATKSMTGHLLGGAGGIETVATVLSLYHRLAPPTINVEDLDDEVDADIVRFEPRELPAGQIAALNNSFGFGGHNVVLAFRSV; encoded by the coding sequence GTGACCACTGAAAACCGCACCGTGGTAGTCACGGGTATCGGCGCCTTCACGCCGCTGGGCGGCGACGCCGCCTCCACCTGGGAGGGACTGCTCGCCGGCCGGTCCGGCGTGCGTGCGCTGGAGGAGGAGTGGGCGGCCGACCTGCCGGTGCGGATCGCCGCGCGCACGGCCGTCGACCCGGCCGAGGTGCTGCCCCGACCGCTGACCCGCAAGCTGGACCGCTCGGCCCAGTTCGCGCTGATCGCCGCCCGTGAGGCCTGGGCCGACGCCGGCTACCAGGTGGCGGCCACCGACGAGGCCTCCGAGCTGGCCCCCGAGCGCCTCGGCGCCGTGATCGCCTCCGGCATCGGCGGCGTGACCACCCTGCTCGACCAGTACGACGTGCTGAAGGAGAAGGGCGTTCGCAAGGTGTCCCCGCACACCGTGCCGATGCTCATGCCCAACAGCCCCTCCGCCAACGTGGGCATCGAGGTCGGTGCCCGGGCCGGCGTGCACACCCCCGTCTCCGCCTGCGCCTCCGGCGCCGAGGCGATCGGCTACGCGATCGAGATGATCCGCACCGGCCGCGCCGACGTGGTGGTGGCCGGCGGCACCGAGGCGGCGATCCACCCGCTGCCGATCGTGGCCTTCGCCAACATGATGGCCATGTCCAAGAACAACGACGAGCCGCAGCGCGCCTCCCGCCCCTACGACAAGGCCCGCGACGGCTTCGTGCTGGGCGAGGGCGCCGGCGTGGTGGTCCTGGAGTCGGCCGAGCACGCGGCCAAGCGCGGAGCCCGGGTCTACTGCGAGGCGGTCGGCCAGGGTCTCTCCTCGGACGCCCACCACATCGCCCAGCCCGAGCCGACCGGCTCCGGCGTGGCCCGTGCGCTGGCCCACCTGTTCGAGTCGACCGGCCTGGACAAGGCCGAGGTGGTGCACGTCAACGCGCACGCCACCTCCACCCCGCAGGGTGATGTCGCGGAGATCAAGGCGCTGCGCAAGGAGCTCGGCGAGCACCTGAACCACGTCGCGATCTCGGCCACCAAGTCGATGACCGGCCACCTGCTGGGCGGCGCCGGCGGCATCGAGACGGTCGCCACCGTGCTCTCGCTCTACCACCGTCTGGCCCCGCCGACGATCAACGTGGAGGACCTGGACGACGAGGTCGACGCCGACATCGTCCGGTTCGAGCCGCGCGAGCTGCCGGCCGGGCAGATCGCCGCGCTGAACAACTCCTTCGGCTTCGGCGGCCACAACGTGGTGCTGGCCTTCCGCAGCGTCTGA
- a CDS encoding acyl carrier protein has translation MASKEEILEGLAEIVNEIAGIPTEDVESDKSFTDDLDVDSLSMVEVVVAAEERFDVKIPDDEVKNLKTVGDAVDYILANS, from the coding sequence ATGGCTAGCAAGGAAGAGATCCTGGAAGGTCTCGCTGAGATCGTCAACGAGATCGCCGGGATCCCGACCGAGGACGTCGAGTCCGACAAGTCCTTCACCGACGACCTGGACGTCGACTCGCTGTCCATGGTCGAGGTCGTCGTGGCTGCTGAGGAGCGCTTCGACGTCAAGATCCCGGACGACGAGGTCAAGAACCTGAAGACCGTCGGCGACGCGGTGGACTACATCCTCGCCAACAGCTGA
- a CDS encoding beta-ketoacyl-ACP synthase III, with the protein MTEAPQIRPAGGASYSRIHGVGGYRPVRVIPNSEVLTWIESSDEWIRTRSGITERRWAGPEETVSEMSVQAAGKAIAQAGIDPAQIGGVIVATVSHFKQTPAIATEIALRLGCGTAPAFDISAACAGFGYGLSLADGMIRGGSAEYVLVIGVERLSDLTDKSDRSTAFIFGDGAGAAVVGPSDTPGIGKVIWGSDASQKDVITQTEAWDTAFAKPDAVNGPGAEIKWPALRMDGQPVFRWAVWEMAKVAQQALDAAGITADQLGAFIPHQANMRITDAMIKALKLPDSVPVARDIAETGNTSAASIPLAMERMLESGEAKSGDLALIIGFGAGLVYAAAVVTLP; encoded by the coding sequence ATGACCGAAGCACCGCAGATCCGCCCCGCCGGCGGCGCCTCCTACTCCCGCATCCACGGTGTCGGCGGGTACCGCCCGGTCCGGGTGATCCCCAACTCCGAGGTGCTCACCTGGATCGAGTCCTCGGACGAGTGGATCCGCACCCGCAGCGGCATCACCGAGCGGCGCTGGGCCGGCCCCGAGGAGACCGTCTCCGAGATGTCGGTGCAGGCCGCCGGCAAGGCGATCGCGCAGGCGGGCATCGATCCGGCGCAGATCGGCGGCGTGATCGTGGCCACCGTCTCGCACTTCAAGCAGACCCCGGCGATCGCCACCGAGATCGCGCTGCGGCTCGGCTGCGGCACCGCGCCGGCCTTCGACATCTCGGCCGCCTGCGCCGGCTTCGGCTACGGCCTGAGCCTGGCCGACGGCATGATCCGCGGCGGCAGCGCCGAGTACGTGCTGGTGATCGGCGTCGAGCGGCTCAGTGACCTGACCGACAAGAGCGACCGCTCCACCGCCTTCATCTTCGGCGACGGCGCCGGCGCGGCCGTCGTCGGCCCGTCCGACACGCCCGGCATCGGCAAGGTGATCTGGGGTTCGGACGCCTCGCAGAAGGACGTCATCACCCAGACCGAGGCCTGGGACACCGCCTTCGCCAAGCCCGACGCCGTCAACGGCCCGGGCGCGGAGATCAAGTGGCCCGCCCTGCGGATGGACGGCCAGCCGGTCTTCCGCTGGGCGGTCTGGGAGATGGCCAAGGTGGCCCAGCAGGCCCTGGACGCGGCCGGGATCACCGCCGACCAGCTCGGCGCGTTCATCCCGCACCAGGCCAACATGCGGATCACCGATGCCATGATCAAGGCCCTCAAGCTGCCCGACTCGGTGCCGGTCGCCCGCGACATCGCCGAGACCGGCAACACCTCCGCGGCCTCCATTCCGCTGGCCATGGAGCGGATGCTGGAGAGCGGTGAGGCCAAGAGCGGAGACCTCGCCCTGATCATCGGGTTCGGGGCGGGTCTGGTCTACGCCGCGGCAGTCGTTACCCTCCCTTAG
- a CDS encoding ACP S-malonyltransferase has product MLVIVAPGQGAQTPGFLSPWLELDGVADQLRGWSEVAGIDLVHYGTEASEEEIKDTAVAQPLLVAAGLVTTRALLPEEEAVRKLVGAVAGHSVGEITAAALAGVLGATDALTFVRERGRAMAEAAAVTETGMTALLGGEPEEVAAKLAELGLTAANNNGGGQIVAAGTLDQLAALKADPPGRAKLIPLKVAGAFHTHHMEPGVKRLAELAPTLTVADPSVGYVSNKDGEVVQSGAEVLARLVSQVSNPVRWDLCMETIQQLGATCVIEVAPAGTLTGLLKRNVKGIATFALKTPADLEKARELVAEHTGEENAA; this is encoded by the coding sequence GTGCTCGTTATCGTCGCCCCTGGACAGGGTGCCCAGACTCCCGGATTCCTCAGCCCCTGGCTCGAGCTGGACGGCGTTGCCGACCAGCTGCGCGGCTGGTCCGAGGTGGCCGGGATCGATCTGGTGCACTACGGGACCGAGGCCTCCGAGGAGGAGATCAAGGACACCGCCGTCGCCCAGCCGCTGCTGGTCGCCGCCGGCCTGGTCACCACTCGCGCGCTGCTGCCCGAGGAGGAGGCGGTCCGCAAGCTGGTCGGCGCCGTGGCCGGCCACAGCGTCGGTGAGATCACCGCCGCGGCTCTCGCCGGGGTGCTGGGCGCCACCGACGCCCTGACCTTCGTCCGTGAGCGCGGCCGCGCGATGGCCGAGGCCGCCGCCGTCACCGAGACCGGCATGACCGCCCTGCTCGGCGGCGAGCCGGAGGAGGTCGCGGCCAAGCTGGCCGAGCTGGGCCTGACCGCCGCGAACAACAACGGCGGCGGCCAGATCGTCGCGGCCGGCACCCTGGACCAGCTGGCGGCGCTGAAGGCCGACCCGCCGGGACGGGCCAAGCTGATCCCGCTCAAGGTGGCCGGTGCCTTCCACACCCACCACATGGAGCCGGGCGTCAAGCGGCTGGCCGAGCTGGCCCCGACCCTCACGGTGGCGGACCCGTCGGTCGGGTACGTCTCCAACAAGGACGGCGAGGTCGTGCAGTCCGGCGCCGAGGTGCTGGCCCGCCTGGTCTCGCAGGTCTCCAACCCGGTCCGCTGGGACCTGTGCATGGAGACCATCCAGCAGCTGGGCGCCACCTGCGTGATCGAGGTGGCACCGGCTGGCACCCTGACCGGCCTGCTCAAGCGCAACGTCAAGGGCATCGCCACGTTCGCCCTGAAGACCCCGGCCGACCTCGAGAAGGCCCGTGAGCTGGTGGCCGAGCACACCGGTGAGGAGAACGCCGCATGA